From Salvelinus namaycush isolate Seneca chromosome 27, SaNama_1.0, whole genome shotgun sequence, the proteins below share one genomic window:
- the ube2ql1 gene encoding ubiquitin-conjugating enzyme E2Q-like protein 1, whose protein sequence is MKELQEIRRLGDNFITVELVDDNLFDWNVKLHQVDKDSALWQDMKETNTEFILLNVSFPDNFPFSPPFMRVLTPRLENGYVLDGGAICMELLTPRGWSSAYTVEAVMRQFAASLVKGQGRICRKAGKSKKAFSRKEAEATFKSLVKTHEKYGWVSPPVSDG, encoded by the exons ATGAAGGAACTCCAGGAGATCCGGCGGTTGGGAGACAACTTTATAACGGTCGAGCTGGTCGACGACAATCTATTTGACTGGAACGTCAAGCTCCACCAGGTGGACAAAGACTCGGCGCTGTGGCAGGACATGAAAGAAACAAACACCGAGTTCATTCTGCTGAATGTCTCTTTCCCCGACAATTTCCCGTTCTCTCCGCCATTCATGAGGGTGCTCACCCCCCGGTTGGAAAACGGGTACGTTCTGGACGGTGGAGCGATATGTATGGAGTTGTTAACCCCCCGCGGATGGTCCAGCGCCTACACAGTGGAAGCCGTGATGAGACAATTTGCGGCAAGTCTGGTAAAAGGACAG GGGCGTATCTGCAGAAAAGCAGGGAAGTCCAAGAAGGCGTTTAGCCGCAAAGAGGCGGAGGCCACCTTTAAGAGTCTGGTGAAGACCCACGAGAAGTACGGCTGGGTCTCCCCCCCTGTGTCTGACGGCTGA